Sequence from the SAR324 cluster bacterium genome:
ACCAAGCTCGGAGATTAAACATTCGGTTCAAGGATTCTGATGGGAAGAATCAATTTGTTCATATGCTCAATGGCACTGCTATCGCGGTTTCCAGAACATTGATTGCTCTCATTGAAAATGGGCAGCAGGCTGATGGGTCGATCACGCTTCCAAAATGTCTTGGTTTACCAGATATCCCCGCACCCGCTTCAAAATGAAAATTTCACATGAATTGATTCCGGTTACAGGTTTTCGTTTTGGTGGGGTGAATATTGGCCTGAAAAACGAGAGTCTCGATTTTGGTGGAATCGTTGCGAATAGTCCATGTGCTGCTGCTGCAGTGTTCACCAAAAACAATTTTCCAGGTGCCCCTGTGATTGTGGGCCGGGAACATGTCGCTGATGGAAAACTTCAGGCGATTGTCGTGAACTCCAAGAACGCAAATGTTGCAACGGGAACTGCTGGCATAGAGGCATCTCGAAATACTTGTCGTTGGCTGGGGGAGGAATTGAATATTTCACCTGGAATGATTTTGCCCTCTTCAACGGGTGTAATTGGACGCCCACTTGATACAACAAAAATCAGAACTGGTTGTAAGATATTGGCTAGCCAACTTGGTGAAGAGGTTCCATATAGTGAGCGATTTGCCAAAGCCATTATGACTACGGATCATCATCCAAAATTTGCTCATGTTGTTCTCGAAGATGGAACGAAAATTCTCGGTATTGCAAAAGGTGCGGGGATGGTTGAACCAAATATGGCTACAATGCTCTCATACATTGTCACCGATGGAGACTTGCAGTCGAATGAATTAAGGACGGCACTTGATCAAGCAGTGAATCAGAGTTTCAACCGAATTTCGATCGATACAGATACCTCAACAAGCGATACCGTTGTTTTATTGAGTGCAGGTCATAAGAAAACTGATCGAAAAGACTTTCAAGTTGCTCTCATTGACCTTTGTTGCGATTTGGCGAAGAAGATTGTCCAAGACGGAGAAGGGGCCACAAAGTTGATTGAATTGAAGATCAGTGGGGCCCAAAATGAAAAATCTGCACTTCTGTTTGCGAAATCAGTAATTAACTCACCTTTGGTCAAAACTGCAATTTATGGAGCAGATCCGAATTGGGGTCGATTCGTCATGGCAATTGGGAAGGTTTTTGATTTCCCAATTCCGTTGGAGAACTTAAAAATTTATTTTGGTAAGGGTTCAACAAGATTTTGTCTGGATGTGGAGCACTCTGAAGATCTGGCTCTAGTTGAAGCCTTACGGACAATGCTTCAAGCAAAGGAATTGTTCATTGAGATTGAACTTGGAATGGGAACATCTACAGAAAGAGTTTGGGGGTGCGATTTGTCGGAGGGCTATGTTGCTGAGAATGCTTACTACACAACCTAATTATTCATGATGAAAAGAGATTTACTTAGTCTCCGAGATTGGAACCAACAAGAGCTTTTAGATTGTT
This genomic interval carries:
- a CDS encoding serine--tRNA ligase, giving the protein QARRLNIRFKDSDGKNQFVHMLNGTAIAVSRTLIALIENGQQADGSITLPKCLGLPDIPAPASK
- the argJ gene encoding bifunctional glutamate N-acetyltransferase/amino-acid acetyltransferase ArgJ translates to MKISHELIPVTGFRFGGVNIGLKNESLDFGGIVANSPCAAAAVFTKNNFPGAPVIVGREHVADGKLQAIVVNSKNANVATGTAGIEASRNTCRWLGEELNISPGMILPSSTGVIGRPLDTTKIRTGCKILASQLGEEVPYSERFAKAIMTTDHHPKFAHVVLEDGTKILGIAKGAGMVEPNMATMLSYIVTDGDLQSNELRTALDQAVNQSFNRISIDTDTSTSDTVVLLSAGHKKTDRKDFQVALIDLCCDLAKKIVQDGEGATKLIELKISGAQNEKSALLFAKSVINSPLVKTAIYGADPNWGRFVMAIGKVFDFPIPLENLKIYFGKGSTRFCLDVEHSEDLALVEALRTMLQAKELFIEIELGMGTSTERVWGCDLSEGYVAENAYYTT